The Quercus robur chromosome 7, dhQueRobu3.1, whole genome shotgun sequence genome has a segment encoding these proteins:
- the LOC126692981 gene encoding chaperone protein dnaJ 6-like, translated as MARRRSKARVSEEEEEGPSTHEKSLYEVLGVERTASQQEIKKAYYKLALRLHPDKNPGDEEAKVKFQQLQKVISILGDEEKRAVYDQTGCVDDADLAGEVVQNLHAFFRTMYKKVTEADIEEFEANYRGSESEKKDLIDLYKKHKGSMNRLFCSMLCSEPQLDSHRFKDILDETIAAGELKATKAYQKWAKKVSETKPPTSPLKRRKSNKESETDLLAIISQRRSERKDQFDSMFSSLVSKYGGNSSVSEPTEEEFEAAQKKIESRRTSKKSRRK; from the exons GTTCTTGGTGTGGAGAGGACAGCATCTCAACAGGAAATAAAGAAAGCTTACTATAAGTTGGCATTGCGACTCCATCCTGATAAAAATCCCGGTGATGAG GAGGCTAAAGTGAAGTTTCAGCAATTGCAAAAGGTGATATCTATTCTTGGGGATGAGGAGAAGCGAGCAGTCTATGATCAGACTGGTTGTGTTGATGATGCT GACCTTGCTGGGGAAGTGGTTCAGAATCTGCATGCATTTTTCAGAACTATGTACAAAAAG GTTACCGAGGCTGACATTGAAGAGTTTGAAGCAAACTATAGAGGATCAGAATcagaaaagaaagatttaatTGATCTGTATAAGAAGCACAAGGGTAGCATGAACAG ACTCTTCTGTTCAATGCTTTGTTCGGAACCTCAACTTGATTCACATCGTTTCAAGGATATTCTTGATGAGACAATAGCAGCAG GAGAACTGAAAGCAACCAAAGCCTACCAGAAATGGGCGAAGAAAGTATCCGAGACAAAACCACCTACCAGTCCTTTGAAAAGGAGGAA GTCAAATAAAGAGTCAGAAACAGATCTATTGGCAATCATATCTCAACGCAGAAGTGAGAGGAAAGATCAGTTTGATTCTATGTTCTCATCTTTGGTTTCAAAGTATGGTGGGAATAGTTCTGTTTCAGAGCCCACTGAAGAAGAGTTTGAGGCTGCGCAGAAAAAAATCGAAAGCCGCAGGACCTCCAAAAAATCAAGGCGGAAGTAA